From the genome of Camelus bactrianus isolate YW-2024 breed Bactrian camel chromosome 33, ASM4877302v1, whole genome shotgun sequence, one region includes:
- the KMT2A gene encoding histone-lysine N-methyltransferase 2A isoform X7, whose amino-acid sequence MAHSCRWRFPARPGTTGGGGGGGRRGLGGAPRQRVPALLLPPGPPVGGGGPGAPPSPPAVAAAAAAAAAAAAAGSSGAGVPGGAAAASAASSSSASSSSSSSSSASSGPALLRVGPGFDAALQVSAAIGTNLRRFRAVFGESGGGGGSGELTTQIPCSWRTKGLIHDKKTEPFRLLAWSWCLNDEQFLGFGSDEEVRVRSPTRSPSGSMLAQADKLPMTDKRVASLLKKAKAQLCKIEKSKSLKQTDQPKAQGQESDSSETSVRGPRIKHVCRRAAVALGRKRAVFPDDMPTLSALPWEEREKILSSMGNDDKSSIAGSEDAEPLAPPIKPIKPVTRNKAPQEPPVKKGRRSRRCGQCPGCQVPEDCGVCTNCLDKPKFGGRNIKKQCCKMRKCQNLQWMPSKAYLQKQAKAVKKKEKKSKTSEKKESKESSAVKNSVDSGQKSTASAREDPAPKKSSSEPPPRKASEDKGEEGHASAPGPEAKQVTIPASRKSSKQVSQPAPAIPAQPPSTAPPRKEVPKTTPSEPKKKQPPPPEAGPEQSKQKKVAPRPSIPVKQKPKEKEKPPPVNKQENAGTLNILSTLSNGNSSKQKVPADGVHRIRVDFKEDCEVENVWEMGGLGILTSVPITPRVVCFLCASSGHVEFVYCQVCCEPFHKFCLEENERPLEDQLENWCCRRCKFCHVCGRQHQATKQLLECNKCRNSYHPECLGPNYPTKPTKKKKVWICTKCVRCKSCGSTTPGKGWDAQWSHDFSLCHDCAKLFAKGNFCPLCDKCYDDDDYESKMMQCGKCDRWVHSKCENLSGTEDEMYEILSNLPESVAYTCVNCTERHPAEWRLALEKELQISLKQVLTALLNSRTTSHLLRYRQAAKPPDLNPETEESIPSRSSPEGPDPPVLTEVSKQEDQQPLDLEGVKRKMDQGNYTSVLEFSDDIVKIIQAAINSDGGQPEIKKANSMVKSFFIRQMERVFPWFSVKKSRFWEPNKVSSNSGMLPNAVLPPSLDHNYAQWQEREENSHTEQPPLMKKIIPAPKPKGPGEPDSPTPLHPPTPPILSTDRSREDSPELNPPPGIEDNRQCALCLTYGDDSANDAGRLLYIGQNEWTHVNCALWSAEVFEDDDGSLKNVHMAVIRGKQLRCEFCQKPGATVGCCLTSCTSNYHFMCSRAKNCVFLDDKKVYCQRHRDLIKGEVVPENGFEVFRRVFVDFEGISLRRKFLNGLEPENIHMMIGSMTIDCLGILNDLSDCEDKLFPIGYQCSRVYWSTTDARKRCVYTCKIVECRPPVVEPDINSTVEHDENRTIAHSPTSFAEMSSKESQNAAEIVSPPSPDRPPHSQISSSCFYHVISKVPRIRTPSYSPTQRSPGCRPLPSAGSPTPTTHEIVTVGDPLLSSGLRSIGSRRHSTSSLSPQRSKLRIMSPMRTGSAYSRNSVSSASTGGTAADHESSAKAADHVLGPLNSHTHLGQNAPTSSNLQRTVVTVGTKTSHLDGSSPSEVKHSSASDLAYKSSSLKGEKTKVPSSKNSEGSAHSVAYPGIPKLAPQVHNITSGEINVSKMGTFAELSSVPFSSKETLPFPPLHLRGQRNDRDQRTDSHQSAKPPPDEDAEVKTLKLSGVSNRSSITNEHVGSSSRDRRQKGKKSCKETFKEKHSSKSFLEPGQVTTGEEGNLKPEFADEVLTPEFMGQRPCNNLPSDKIGDKVHSIPGVPKAPSTQAEGSAKELQTPRKRTVKVTLTPLKMESESQSKNTLKEGSPVSPLQMESASPTEPVAASESPGHGPVAQPSPNNTSSQDSQSNNYQNLPVQDRNLMLPDGPKPQEDGSFKRRYPRRSARARSNMFFGLTPLYGVRSYGEEDIPFYSSSTGKKRGKRSAEGQVDGADDLSTSDEDDLYYYNFTRTVISSSVEERLASHNLFREEEQCDLPKISQLDGVDDGTESDTSITATTRKSSQIPKRNSKENGTENLKMDRPEDASEKEHVIKSPVGHKNEPKMDNCHSVSRVKTQGQDSLEAQLSSLESSRRVHTSTPSDKNLLDTYNTELLKSDSDNNNSDDCGNILPSDIMDFVLKNTPSMQALGESPESSSSELLNLGEGLGLDSNREKDMGLFEVFSQQLPTAEPVDSSVSSSISAEEQFELPLELPSDLSVLTTRSPTVPSQNPSRLAVISDSGEKRVTITEKSVASSEGDSALLSPGVDPTPEGHMTPDHFIQGHMDADHISSPPCGSVEQGHGNNQDLTRNSSTPGLQVPVSPTVPIQNQKYVPNSTDSPGPSQISNAAVQTTPPHLKPATEKLIVVNQNMQPLYVLQTLPNGVTQKIQLTSSVSSAPSVMETNTSVLGPMGSGLTLTTGLNPSLPASQSLFPPASKGLLPMPHHQHLHSFPAATQSSFPPNISSPPSGLLIGVQPPPDPQLLVSEASQRTDLSTTVATPSSGLKKRPISRLQTRKNKKLAPSSTPSNIAPSDVVSNMTLINFTPSQLPNHPNLLDLGSLNTSSHRTVPNIIKRSKSGIMYFEQAPLLPQSVGGTAASAAGTSTISQDTGHPTSGPVSGLASGSSVLNVVSMQTTTAPTSSASVPGHVALTNPRLLGTPDIGSISNLLIKTSQQSLGIQDQPVALPPSSGMFPQLGTSQPPSTAAMTAASSIRVLPSTQTTGITAASPSGEAEEPYQLQHVNQLLASKTGILSAQRDLDSAPGTQGSSFTQTVDAPNSVGLEQNKALSSAMQASSASPGGSPSSGQQSAGPSVPGPTKPKPKIKRIQLPLDKGSGKKHKVSHSRTSSSEAHIPDQEANTTPLTSGTGTPGAEAEQQDIASVEQASQKECGQPAGQVAVPPEIQTAQNPANEQESSEPKTAEEEESNFSSPLMLWLQQEQKRKESIAEKKPKKGLVFEISSDDGFQICAESIEDAWKSLTDKVQEARSNARLKQLSFAGVNGLRMLGILHDAVVFLIEQLSGAKHCRNYKFRFHKPEEANEPPLNPHGSARAEVHLRQSAFDMFNFLASKHRQPPEYNPNDEEEEEVQLKSARRATSMDLPMPMRFRHLKKTSKEAVGVYRSPIHGRGLFCKRNIDAGEMVIEYAGNVIRSIQTDKREKYYDSKGIGCYMFRIDDSEVVDATMHGNAARFINHSCEPNCYSRVINIDGQKHIVIFAMRKIYRGEELTYDYKFPIEDASNKLPCNCGAKKCRKFLN is encoded by the exons ACAAGTCATCGATTGCTGGCTCAGAAGATGCTGAACCTCTTGCTCCACCCATCAAACCAATTAAACCCGTCACCAGAAACAAGGCACCGCAGGAACCTCCAGTTAAGAAAGGCCGGCGATCGAGGCGATGTGGGCAgtgtcctggctgccaggtgcctGAGGACTGTGGCGTTTGCACTAATTGCTTGGACAAGCCCAAGTTCGGTGGCCGCAACATAAAGAAGCAATGCTGCAA GATGAGAAAATGTCAGAATCTACAATGGATGCCTTCCAAAGCCTACCTTCAGAAGCAAGCAAAAG ctgtgaaaaagaaagagaaaaagtctaagaccagtgaaaagaaagaaagcaaagagagCAGCGCTGTGAAGAACTCGGTGGACTCCGGTCAGAAATCCACCGCATCGGCCAGAGAGGATCCCGCCCCCAAGAAAAGCAGCAGCGAACCTCCTCCACGCAAGGCCTCAGAGGACAAGGGCGAGGAAGGCCACGCCTCCGCCCCAGGACCTGAGGCCAAGCAAGTGACCATCCCCGCTTCCAGGAAGTCCAGCAAGCAGGTCTCCCAGCCGGCACCAGCCATCCCCGCACAGCCTCCTAGCACAGCACCACCGAGGAAAGAAGTTCCCAAGACCACGCCCAGCGAGCCCAAGAAAAAGCAGCCTCCCCCCCCAGAGGCAG GTCCAGAGCAAAGCAAGCAGAAAAAAGTGGCTCCTCGCCCCAGTATTCCtgtaaaacaaaaaccaaaagaaaag GAAAAACCACCTCCAGTCAACAAGCAGGAGAACGCAGGCACTTTGAACATCCTCAGCACTCTCTCCAATGGCAATAGTTCCAAGCAAAAAGTCCCAGCCGATGGAGTTCACAGGATCAGAGTGGACTTTAAG GAGGATTGTGAAGTGGAAAATGTGTGGGAGATGGGAGGCTTAGGAATCTTGACCTCTGTTCCTATAACACCCAGGGTGGTTTGCTTTCTCTGTGCCAGCAGTGGGCACGTAGAG TTTGTGTATTGCCAAGTCTGCTGTGAGCCCTTCCACAAGTTTTGTTTAGAGGAGAACGAGCGCCCTCTGGAGGACCAGCTGGAGAATTGGTGTTGCCGTCGCTGCAAGTTCTGTCATGTGTGTGGAAGGCAGCATCAGGCTACAAAG CAGCTGCTGGAGTGTAACAAGTGCCGAAACAGCTATCACCCTGAGTGCCTGGGACCAAACTACCCCACCAAACCCACGAAGAAGAAGAAAGTTTGG ATCTGTACCAAGTGTGTTCGCTGCAAGAGCTGCGGATCCACAACTCCAGGCAAAGGGTGGGACGCACAGTGGTCTCACGACTTCTCACTGTGCCACGACTGTGCCAAACTCTTTGCTAAAG GAAACTTCTGCCCTCTCTGTGATAAGTGTTACGACGATGACGACTATGAGAGTAAGATGATGCAGTGTGGGAAGTGTGATCGCTGGGTCCATTCCAAGTGTGAGAATCTTTCAGGTACAGAAG ATGAGATGTATGAGATTCTATCTAATCTGCCGGAAAGTGTGGCCTACACTTGTGTGAACTGTACTGAGCGGCACCCTGCAGAGTGGCGACTGGCCCTTGAGAAGGAGCTGCAGATCTCTCTGAAGCAGGTCCTGACAGCCTTGTTGAACTCTCGGACCACCAGCCACTTGCTGCGCTACCGACAG GCTGCCAAGCCTCCAGACTTAAATCCCGAGACAGAGGAGAGTATACCTTCCCGCAGCTCCCCAGAAGGACCTGATCCACCCGTGCTTACTGAGGTCAGCAAACAAGAAGATCAACAGCCTTTAGATCTGGAAGGAGTCAAGAGGAAGATGGACCAAGGGAACTACACATCTGTG TTGGAGTTCAGTGATGATATCGTGAAGATTATTCAAGCAGCCATTAATTCAGATGGAGGACAGCCAGAAATTAAAAAAGCCAACAGCATGGTCAAGTCCTTCTTTATTCGG cAAATGGAACGTGTTTTCCCATGGTTCAGTGTCAAAAAGTCCAGGTTTTGGGAGCCAAATAAAGTATCAAGCAA CAGTGGGATGTTACCAAACGCAGTGCTTCCACCTTCACTTGACCATAATTATGCTCAGTGGCAGGAGCGAGAGGAAAACAGCCACACTGAGCAGCCTCCTTTAATGAAGAAAATCATTCCAGCTCCCAAACCTAAAGGGCCTGGAGAACCAGACTCACCAACTCCTCTGCATCCTCCTACACCACCAATCTTGA GTACTGATAGGAGTCGAGAAGACAGTCCAGAACTGAACCCACCCCCAGGCATCGAAGATAACAGACAGTGTGCATTGTGTTTGACTTACGGTGACGACAGTGCTAAT GATGCTGGCCGTTTGCTCTACATTGGCCAGAACGAGTGGACACATGTAAATTGTGCTTTGTGGTCAGCAGAGGTGTTTGAAGATGATGATGGATCCCTAAAGAATGTCCATATGGCTGTGATCAGAGGCAAGCAGCTG AGATGTGAATTCTGCCAAAAGCCAGGAGCCACCGTGGGTTGCTGCCTCACATCCTGCACCAGCAACTATCACTTCATGTGTTCCCGAGCCAAGAACTGTGTGTTTCTGGATGATAAAAAAGTGTACTGCCAGCGACATCGGGATTTGATCAAAGGCGAG GTGGTTCCTGAGAATGGATTTGAAGTTTTTAGAAGAGTGTTTGTGGACTTTGAAGGAATCAGCTTGAGAAGGAAGTTTCTCAATGGCTTGGAACCAGAGAATATCCACATGATGATTG GCTCCATGACAATTGACTGCCTGGGGATTCTGAACGACCTCTCTGACTGTGAGGATAAGCTCTTTCCTATTGGATACCA GTGTTCTAGGGTGTACTGGAGCACCACGGATGCTCGCAAGCGCTGTGTGTACACCTGCAAGATAGTTGAATGCCGTCCTCCAGTTGTGGAGCCAGACATCAACAGCACTGTGGAACATGATGAAAACAGGACCATCGCTCATAGTCCAACGTCTTTTGCAG AAATGTCATCTAAGGAAAGTCAAAATGCAGCTGAAATTGTAAGTCCTCCATCACCAGACCGACCTCCTCATTCGCAAATCTCCAGTTCCTGTTTTTATCATGTCATCTCGAAGGTCCCTAGGATTCGAACACCCAGTTATTCTCCAACACAGAGATCCCCTGGCTGTCGGCCACTGCCTTCTGCAG GAAGTCCTACCCCAACCACTCATGAAATAGTCACAGTGGGTGATCCTTTACTGTCCTCTGGACTTCGAAGCATTGGCTCCCGGCGTCACAGTACTTCTTCCTTGTCTCCCCAGCGGTCTAAACTCCGCATAATGTCTCCAATGAGAACTGGAAGTGCTTACTCCAGGAATAGCGTTTCCTCAGCCTCCACTGGAGGGACTGCTGCAGATCATGAGTCAAGTGCCAAAGCAGCTGATCATGTCTTAGGGCCACTGAATTCACATACTCATTTAGGGCAAAATGCTCCCACCTCTTCAAATTTGCAAAGGACAGTGGTCACTGTGGGCACGAAAACCAGTCATTTGGATGGCTCTTCACCTTCGGAAGTGAAGCATTCCAGTGCTTCCGACTTGGCATACAAGAGCTCCTCCTTGAAGGGGGAGAAGACCAAAGTGCCGAGTTCCAAGAACTCAGAGGGATCTGCACACAGCGTGGCTTACCCTGGCATTCCGAAACTGGCTCCGCAGGTTCATAACATAACGTCTGGAGAAATAAATGTTAGTAAAATGGGCACTTTTGCCGAACTCTCTTCAGTGCCATTTTCTTCTAAGGagaccctccccttcccaccactCCATTTGCGAGGGCAGAGGAACGATCGAGACCAACGTACAGATTCTCACCAGTCAGCAAAGCCCCCTCCTGATGAAGATGCTGAAGTCAAAACCTTGAAGCTGTCTGGAGTGAGCAACAGGTCATCCATTACCAATGAACACGTGGGATCTAGCTCCAGAGATAggagacagaaagggaaaaaatcttgtaaagaaactttcaaagaaaagCATTCCAGTAAATCTTTTTTGGAACCTGGTCAGGTGACAACTGGTGAGGAAGGAAACCTAAAGCCAGAGTTCGCTGATGAAGTTTTGACTCCTGAGTTCATGGGGCAACGACCATGTAATAATCTTCCTTCTGATAAGATTGGGGACAAAGTCCATTCTATTCCAGGAGTCCCCAAAGCTCCATCCACGCAAGCAGAAGGATCTGCCAAGGAATTGCAGACACCTCGGAAACGCACAGTCAAAGTAACACTGACACCTCTTAAAATGGAGAGTGAGAGTCAGTCCAAGAACACCCTGAAAGAAGGTAGTCCTGTTTCCCCTTTGCAAATGGAGTCAGCATCTCCAACAGAACCAGTTGCAGCCTCTGAAAGTCCAGGGCATGGTCCAGTGGCCCAGCCAAGCCCCAATAATACCTCATCCCAGGATTCTCAAAGTAACAACTATCAGAATCTTCCAGTACAGGACAGAAACCTCATGCTTCCAGATGGTCCCAAGCCTCAGGAGGATGGCTCCTTCAAGAGGAGGTATCCCCGTCGCAGTGCCCGGGCACGTTCTAACATGTTCTTCGGGCTCACTCCACTCTACGGAGTAAGATCCTACGGTGAAGAAGACATTCCATTTTACAGCAGCTCAACTGGGAAGAAGCGAGGCAAGAGATCGGCTGAAGGGCAGGTGGACGGGGCTGACGACCTGAGCACTTCCGATGAAGACGATTTATACTATTACAATTTCACCAGGACAGTGATTTCTTCCAGTGTAGAGGAACGGCTGGCATCCCATAATTTATTTCGGGAGGAGGAACAGTGTGATCTTCCCAAAATCTCCCAGTTGGACGGTGTCGATGACGGGACGGAGAGCGATACGAGCATCACAGCCACAACGAGGAAAAGCAGCCAGATTCCAAAAAGAAACAGCAAGGAAAACGGAACAGAGAACCTGAAGATGGACCGGCCTGAAGACGCTAGTGAGAAAGAGCACGTCATTAAGAGCCCTGTGGGCCACAAAAATGAGCCGAAGATGGATAACTGCCACTCTGTAAGCAGAGTGAAAACACAGGGACAGGACTCCTTGGAAGCTCAGCTCAGCTCACTGGAGTCAAGCCGCAGAGTCCACACAAGCACCCCCTCGGACAAAAATCTGCTGGACACCTATAACACCGAGCTCCTGAAATCCGATTCTGACAATAACAACAGCGATGACTGTGGGAACATCCTGCCCTCAGACATCATGGACTTTGTACTGAAGAATACTCCGTCCATGCAGGCTTTGGGTGAGAGCCCAGAGTCCTCGTCATCAGAACTCCTGAATCTTGGTGAAGGTCTGGGTCTTGATAGTAATCGCGAAAAAGACATGGGTCTCTTTGAAGTGTTTTCTCAGCAGTTGCCAACAGCAGAACCCGTGGACAGTAGTGTCTCTTCCTCCATCTCAGCAGAGGAACAGTTTGAGCTGCCGCTAGAGCTCCCGTCAGATCTCTCTGTCCTGACCACCCGGAGTCCCACTGTCCCTAGCCAGAACCCCAGTAGGCTAGCTGTCATCTCAGACTCAGGAGAGAAGAGAGTAACCATCACAGAAAAATCTGTGGCTTCCTCTGAAGGTGACTCCGCCCTGCTGAGTCCAGGAGTAGATCCCACCCCTGAAGGCCACATGACTCCTGATCACTTTATCCAAGGACATATGGATGCCGACCACATCTCCAGCCCTCCTTGCGGTTCAGTGGAGCAAGGTCATGGCAACAATCAGGATTTAACTAGAAACAGTAGCACCCCTGGCCTTCAGGTACCTGTTTCCCCTACTGTTCCTATCCAGAACCAGAAATACGTGCCCAACTCTACCGATAGTCCCGGCCCATCTCAGATTTCTAATGCTGCTGTCCAGACCACTCCACCCCACCTGAAACCAGCCACTGAGAAGCTCATTGTTGTTAACCAGAACATGCAGCCACTTTATGTTCTCCAAACTCTTCCAAATGGAGTGACCCAAAAAATCCAGTTGACCTCTTCTGTTAGTTCTGCACCCAGTGTGATGGAGACAAATACTTCAGTATTGGGGCCCATGGGAAGTGGTCTCACCCTAACCACAGGACTGAATCCAAGCTTGCCAGCTTCTCAGTCTTTGTTCCCTCCTGCTAGCAAAGGATTGCTCCCCATGCCTCATCACCAGCACTTACATTCCTTCCCTGCAGCTACTCAAAGTAGCTTCCCACCTAACATCAGCAGTCCTCCTTCAGGCCTACTTATTGGGGTTCAGCCTCCTCCAGATCCCCAACTTTTGGTTTCAGAAGCCAGCCAGAGGACAGACCTCAGTACCACAGTAGCCACTCCATCCTCTGGACTCAAGAAAAGACCCATATCTCGTCTACAGACCCGAAAGAATAAAAAACTTGCTCCCTCTAGTACCCCTTCAAACATTGCCCCTTCCGATGTGGTTTCCAACATGACACTGATTAACTTCACTCCCTCCCAGCTTCCAAATCATCCCAATCTGTTAGATTTGGGGTCACTTAACACTTCATCTCACCGAACTGTCCCCAACATCATAAAAAGGTCTAAATCTGGCATCATGTATTTTGAACAGGCACCCCTGTTACCACAGAGTGTGGGAGGAACGGCTGCCTCAGCGGCGGGCACGTCCACCATAAGCCAGGACACTGGCCACCCCACCTCAGGGCCTGTGTCTGGCTTAGCATCCGGTTCCTCCGTCTTGAACGTTGTATCCATGCAAACTACAACCGCCCCCACAAGTAGCGCGTCCGTTCCAGGCCATGTCGCGTTAACCAACCCGAGGTTGCTCGGTACCCCGGATATTGGCTCCATAAGCAACCTTTTAATCAAAACCAGCCAGCAGAGCCTGGGGATTCAGGACCAGCCTGTGGCTCTCCCACCAAGTTCAGGAATGTTTCCACAACTGGGGACATCACAGCCTCCCTCTACTGCTGCAATGACAGCAGCGTCTAGCATCCGTGTGCTCCCCTCTACTCAAACCACAGGCATAACAGCTGCCTCACCCTCTGGGGAAGCGGAAGAGCCCTATCAGCTTCAGCATGTGAACCAGCTCCTTGCCAGCAAAACTGGGATTCTCTCTGCCCAGCGGGATCTTGATTCCGCTCCAGGGACCCAGGGATCCAGCTTTACCCAGACAGTAGATGCTCCTAATAGTGTGGGGCTAGAGCAGAACAAGGCTTTATCCTCAGCTATGCAAGCCAGCTCCGCCTCTCCTGGGGGCTCGCCATCCTCCGGACAGCAGTCAGCAGGTCCCTCAGTGCCGGGTCCCActaaacccaaaccaaaaatcaAAAGGATTCAGCTGCCTCTGGACAAAGGGAGTGGCAAGAAGCACAAAGTTTCCCACTCACGGACCAGTTCTTCTGAAGCACACATTCCAGACCAAGAAGCCAACACGACACCGCTGACCTCAGGCACAGG GACTCCAGGAGCAGAGGCTGAGCAGCAGGATATAGCCAGCGTGGAGCAGGCATCACAGAAGGAGTGCGGGCAGCCTGCAGG gcAAGTGGCTGTTCCTCCTGAGATTCAGACAGCACAAAATCCAGCAAATGAACAAGAAAGTTCAG AACCTAAAAcagcagaagaagaagaaagtaatttCAGCTCTCCACTGATGCTTTGGCTCCAGCAGGAACAGAAGCGAAAGGAAAGCATTGCTGAGAAAAAGCCCAAGAAAGGACTTGTTTTTGAAATTTCCAGTGACGATGGCTTTCAGATCTGTGCGGAAAGTATTGAAG ATGCCTGGAAGTCACTGACAGACAAAGTCCAGGAAGCTCGGTCAAATGCCCGCTTAAAGCAGCTCTCGTTTGCAG GTGTGAACGGTCTGAGGATGCTGGGGATTCTCCATGATGCAGTTGTGTTCCTGATTGAGCAACTGTCTGGTGCCAAGCACTGTAGGAATTACAAATTCCGTTTCCATAAACCAGAGGAAGCCAATGAACCCCCCCTGAACCCTCATGGCTCAGCCAGGGCTGAAGTCCACCTGAGGCAA TCAGCATTTGACATGTTTAACTTCCTGGCTTCTAAACATCGGCAGCCTCCTGAATACAACCCCAacgatgaggaggaagaggaggtacAGCTGAAGTCAGCTCG GAGGGCAACTAGTATGGATCTGCCAATGCCCATGCGCTTCCGGCACTTAAAAAAGACTTCTAAGGAGGCAGTTGGTGTCTACAG GTCTCCCATCCACGGCCGGGGTCTTTTTTGTAAGAGAAACATTGATGCAGGTGAGATGGTGATCGAGTACGCTGGCAACGTCATCCGCTCCATCCAGACTGACAAGCGAGAGAAGTATTATGACAGCAAG GGCATCGGTTGCTACATGTTCCGAATCGATGACTCAGAGGTAGTGGATGCCACCATGCATGGAAATGCTGCACGCTTCATCAATCACTCGTGTGAGCCCAACTGCTACTCTCGGGTCATCAACATCGACGGGCAGAAGCACATTGTCATCTTCGCCATGCGCAAGATCTACCGCGGGGAGGAACTCACTTACGACTATAAGTTCCCCATTGAGGATGCCAGCAACAAGCTACCCTGCAACTGTGGTGCCAAGAAATGCCGGAAGTTCCTAAACTGA